Proteins encoded by one window of Orbaceae bacterium BiB:
- a CDS encoding YraN family protein encodes MENKRQLGKFYEEHACAFLTKQGLLLIAQNSISKLGEVDLIMQDDECLVFVEVRYRKNASYGDAQSTVTTAKQYKVIKAAYNWMQQKKIDIETSEFRFDVFAITGKESIWIKNAFCH; translated from the coding sequence ATGGAAAATAAGAGACAATTGGGCAAGTTCTATGAGGAACATGCCTGTGCCTTTTTAACTAAACAAGGATTACTGCTTATTGCTCAAAATAGCATATCAAAATTAGGTGAAGTTGATTTGATCATGCAAGATGATGAGTGTCTAGTTTTTGTCGAAGTACGTTACCGTAAAAATGCATCGTATGGTGATGCGCAATCAACGGTTACAACAGCAAAACAGTACAAAGTAATTAAAGCAGCTTATAATTGGATGCAGCAGAAAAAAATAGATATTGAAACCAGTGAATTTCGCTTCGATGTGTTTGCTATTACGGGCAAAGAGTCTATTTGGATAAAAAATGCATTTTG
- a CDS encoding penicillin-binding protein activator, with protein sequence MMISTFFARLQIFWQAFFKIAFISIFVGLLVGCPANVSKQIGFDEAKNSQYYLSQYSGASGNEKIDWQLLAIRALLVEGKAQQAEQLIIQLPNGLNQSQQKESLLLQAEYAAQTGQSFDLSQLSVSGLNESDSIRYYRAKIGLDKQKNDINAQIRDYIALEKYGTTEQRHNVINETWNFLTGLDESSVNSILVYVNEPVLQGWVDLIYTYRNNSNIYPITPEDDSSSIASKEEAQFNLLKNAVSEWQMQYTNHPAALYLPRNIYGDKYRLPDDSSKKTVALFLPLSGSSKVFSDTIRLGYSDASKFYSQEPQQNIAIYDTSSASLDSLVKQAEQQGAELIVGPLLKQDVLAIMKLSPTIPVLALNKIDSTDLVNNNSQICFFALSPEDEAADAASHIYHQNKTKPLLIVPKNDLGDRVAKSFAEHWRQDNPSQRDVYVQYFESETQLKTKINSGVGIELEGTLVPDSTIVSNQNDLLSIMVSGMKSSSDSANPQFDAIYIYASHDELALIKSMLDMKSNKVQLDAQGSPVLDRKGDPVALVKIIPTLYASSRSNIADTTQDYRYDMDQLQFSDIPFILTQSSLMEQLPNYIKDDYSLVRLYAMGFDAWQLANRFNQLKSHQIDVLNGMTGMLSVAQNCEITRALTWQQYLNGQDVIVQ encoded by the coding sequence ATGATGATATCAACCTTTTTTGCCAGATTACAGATATTTTGGCAAGCTTTTTTTAAGATTGCTTTTATTTCTATCTTTGTTGGATTACTTGTAGGGTGTCCAGCGAATGTATCAAAACAAATCGGTTTTGATGAAGCTAAAAATTCTCAATATTATTTATCTCAATATTCCGGCGCATCAGGCAACGAGAAAATTGATTGGCAGCTATTGGCGATTAGAGCGTTACTAGTAGAAGGTAAGGCACAACAGGCGGAACAATTAATTATTCAATTACCTAATGGATTGAATCAATCTCAGCAAAAAGAGAGTCTTTTGTTACAAGCTGAATATGCCGCTCAAACAGGGCAGAGCTTTGACTTAAGTCAGTTATCCGTAAGTGGATTAAATGAAAGTGATAGTATTCGCTATTATCGAGCTAAGATTGGCTTAGATAAGCAAAAGAATGATATTAATGCACAAATTCGTGATTATATTGCCTTAGAAAAATATGGCACAACAGAACAACGACATAATGTGATTAATGAAACTTGGAATTTTCTAACCGGTTTGGATGAATCATCAGTAAATAGTATTTTAGTCTATGTTAATGAACCCGTATTACAAGGCTGGGTTGATTTAATCTATACTTATAGAAATAACTCTAATATCTATCCGATTACTCCTGAAGATGATTCATCGTCTATAGCGTCTAAAGAAGAAGCACAATTTAATTTACTTAAAAATGCAGTTAGTGAATGGCAAATGCAATATACAAACCATCCAGCTGCACTTTATTTACCAAGAAATATTTATGGTGATAAATATCGTTTACCAGATGATTCTAGTAAAAAAACCGTTGCGTTATTCTTACCCCTAAGTGGTTCATCTAAAGTGTTTAGTGATACTATTCGACTAGGTTACTCTGATGCTAGTAAATTTTACTCGCAGGAGCCACAACAAAATATTGCCATATATGATACAAGTAGTGCTTCACTCGATTCGTTAGTGAAACAAGCGGAACAACAAGGTGCAGAGCTAATTGTTGGACCATTATTAAAACAAGATGTTTTAGCTATAATGAAGTTGTCTCCAACGATCCCTGTATTGGCATTGAATAAAATTGATAGTACTGATTTGGTAAATAATAATTCACAGATCTGTTTCTTTGCTTTATCTCCTGAAGATGAAGCCGCAGATGCAGCTAGCCATATCTATCATCAGAATAAGACAAAGCCTTTGTTAATTGTTCCTAAAAATGATTTAGGAGATAGAGTCGCAAAGAGCTTTGCTGAGCATTGGCGACAGGATAATCCATCACAACGTGATGTTTATGTTCAATATTTCGAATCAGAAACGCAACTAAAAACTAAAATAAATTCAGGTGTTGGTATTGAATTAGAAGGTACTTTAGTGCCTGATTCCACTATAGTATCAAACCAGAATGATTTATTATCTATCATGGTTTCTGGTATGAAATCATCATCGGATAGTGCTAATCCACAATTTGATGCTATTTATATTTATGCATCTCATGATGAGTTAGCATTAATTAAATCAATGTTAGATATGAAATCAAATAAAGTACAATTAGATGCTCAAGGTTCTCCAGTATTAGATAGAAAAGGTGATCCGGTTGCTTTAGTTAAAATTATTCCAACACTTTATGCTAGCTCCAGAAGTAATATTGCAGATACAACACAAGACTACCGTTATGATATGGATCAGCTCCAATTTAGCGATATTCCATTTATTTTGACTCAGTCTTCTTTAATGGAGCAGTTACCTAACTACATTAAAGATGATTATTCGTTAGTTCGTTTATATGCAATGGGATTTGATGCCTGGCAGCTTGCGAATCGTTTCAATCAGTTAAAATCGCATCAAATCGATGTGTTAAATGGTATGACTGGAATGTTATCTGTTGCTCAAAATTGTGAAATTACTCGTGCATTGACATGGCAACAGTATTTAAATGGTCAGGATGTTATTGTCCAATAA